A part of Thermococcus sp. SY098 genomic DNA contains:
- a CDS encoding aldehyde ferredoxin oxidoreductase family protein — MFGYQGKILRVNLTTGKISEEKIDENFAKKWLGTRGFGIYFLLKEMDPKAEPFSPENKLIFATGPLTGTTAPTGGRYMVITKSPLTGYIAMANSGGFFGAELKFAGWDAIIFEGKADHPVYLYINDDQVELRDASHIWGKVVSETEKILMEEVGDKRVQIASIGPAGENLVRFAAVMNNGHRAAGRGGVGAVMGSKNLKAVVVRGHKRVEVADRQKFTSVVKEKIEKLKKDPVAGGGLPKYGTAVLVNIINSNGLYPTRNFQDSQFEYAEEQSGEALAAKYLKRNKPCFACPIGCGRVTYHPALGETEGPEYESIWALGANLGINDLASIVIANHLCDEYGLDTISTGGTLATAMELYEKGLIKPEDLGDAPPLRFGNTEVLHYYIEKLTFRKGFGDKLAEGGYRLAEMYNGVEYFMGVKKQELPAYDPRGAEGHGLAYATNNRGGCHIKNYMISPEILGYPYKMDPHDISDEKIKMVILFQDLTALIDAAGLCVFTTFGLGADDYRDMLNAALGWDFTTEEYLKIGERIWNAERLFNLKAGLDPLKEDTLPKRLLEEPVKAGPNKGHVVRLKEMLPRYYALRGWTEEGKVPEEKIKELGLEEVA; from the coding sequence ATGTTCGGATACCAAGGAAAGATTTTGAGGGTAAACCTGACCACAGGGAAAATCAGCGAAGAGAAGATCGATGAAAACTTTGCAAAGAAGTGGCTCGGAACAAGAGGATTTGGTATCTATTTCCTCCTTAAAGAGATGGACCCCAAGGCTGAGCCATTCAGCCCGGAGAACAAATTGATCTTTGCAACGGGTCCATTAACAGGAACTACAGCCCCAACAGGCGGCAGATACATGGTTATTACGAAGAGTCCTCTAACAGGATACATTGCAATGGCAAACTCTGGTGGATTCTTCGGTGCAGAGCTCAAGTTTGCTGGATGGGATGCCATAATATTCGAAGGAAAAGCAGACCATCCTGTGTATCTCTACATAAATGACGACCAAGTTGAGCTCAGGGATGCTTCACATATATGGGGCAAAGTTGTCAGTGAGACAGAGAAGATTCTCATGGAGGAGGTTGGCGACAAGAGGGTGCAGATAGCATCAATTGGACCAGCTGGTGAAAACTTGGTCAGATTCGCAGCTGTGATGAACAATGGACATAGAGCGGCAGGTAGAGGAGGAGTAGGAGCTGTAATGGGATCAAAGAACCTCAAGGCAGTGGTTGTGAGAGGTCACAAGAGAGTTGAGGTCGCTGACAGGCAGAAGTTCACAAGTGTTGTCAAGGAGAAGATTGAGAAGCTCAAGAAGGATCCAGTTGCAGGTGGGGGACTGCCAAAGTACGGAACGGCTGTTCTGGTCAATATAATCAACTCAAATGGACTGTACCCAACAAGAAACTTCCAAGACAGCCAGTTCGAGTACGCAGAGGAGCAGAGCGGTGAGGCATTGGCTGCTAAGTATCTCAAGAGAAACAAGCCGTGTTTTGCATGTCCCATTGGATGTGGAAGGGTAACTTACCATCCAGCTCTTGGAGAAACCGAGGGGCCAGAGTACGAGAGCATCTGGGCACTTGGAGCTAACCTTGGAATAAACGATCTTGCAAGCATAGTAATAGCAAACCATCTCTGTGACGAGTACGGTCTTGACACAATCTCAACAGGTGGTACCTTAGCGACGGCAATGGAGCTTTACGAAAAAGGTCTCATAAAGCCTGAAGACTTAGGCGATGCTCCACCGCTTAGGTTCGGAAACACAGAAGTTCTGCACTACTACATTGAAAAACTGACATTCAGAAAAGGATTTGGTGACAAGCTTGCAGAAGGTGGATACAGGCTTGCTGAGATGTACAATGGTGTTGAGTACTTCATGGGCGTTAAAAAGCAAGAACTGCCTGCATATGATCCAAGAGGTGCCGAAGGTCATGGATTGGCATACGCCACAAACAACAGAGGAGGGTGTCACATTAAGAACTACATGATCAGCCCAGAAATCCTTGGATACCCGTACAAGATGGATCCACACGACATAAGCGACGAAAAGATAAAGATGGTCATTCTCTTCCAAGACCTGACGGCATTAATTGACGCTGCTGGGCTCTGTGTATTCACGACCTTTGGACTTGGTGCAGACGACTACAGAGACATGCTCAATGCAGCCCTTGGCTGGGACTTCACAACCGAAGAGTACCTCAAGATCGGTGAGAGGATCTGGAATGCAGAGAGACTCTTCAACCTCAAAGCTGGACTTGATCCACTCAAAGAGGACACACTGCCAAAGAGACTTCTTGAAGAGCCCGTCAAAGCAGGACCAAACAAGGGACATGTCGTCAGGCTCAAGGAGATGCTTCCGAGATACTACGCACTCAGAGGATGGACCGAGGAAGGTAAGGTTCCAGAGGAGAAGATCAAGGAGCTTGGACTTGAAGAGGTTGCTTGA
- a CDS encoding flavodoxin domain-containing protein — MKVCIIYDTKRGSTEIIASWMGEAIKDVCDVRLMHIGEVNTLKDCDLIVIGSPIYYERPLKSVLEFLKQHQEELRNKRIAVFVVCIAEIFGHAGRAYAEKRYVGALIKRVPGKIIGTAVIKGWIRKPDFSQKVVVQNWIKELLKNLGVRS; from the coding sequence ATGAAGGTCTGTATTATCTATGACACAAAAAGGGGCTCAACTGAGATTATAGCCAGCTGGATGGGGGAAGCGATAAAGGATGTGTGCGACGTTAGACTCATGCACATTGGTGAGGTAAATACGTTAAAAGACTGTGACCTAATTGTAATTGGAAGCCCCATATACTATGAACGTCCATTGAAGAGCGTTCTTGAGTTTTTGAAGCAGCATCAAGAGGAACTTAGAAACAAGAGGATTGCTGTTTTTGTGGTCTGCATAGCAGAGATTTTTGGACATGCCGGTAGAGCTTATGCCGAAAAGCGCTATGTTGGGGCTTTGATTAAAAGGGTCCCGGGAAAGATCATTGGGACAGCTGTTATCAAAGGATGGATTAGAAAGCCTGATTTTTCCCAAAAGGTGGTGGTTCAAAATTGGATTAAGGAGCTTCTCAAAAATTTAGGTGTTAGATCCTGA
- a CDS encoding nicotinate phosphoribosyltransferase: MKSFYIAHEDDIKAGKTTDVYFIRTKKILEAKGIHKKVLADVSTTSLPKGWKWGVLAGVEEVAKLLEGLPVNVYSMPEGTIFHPYEPVMQIEGYYEEFGIYETALLGMLSQASGIATAALRIKIAAKFKPVYSFGIRHMHPAIAPMIDRSAFIGGCDGVSGVLGAEMMGEKPVGTMPHALILTVGDQVKAWKYFDEVVEPEVPRTALVDTFCDEKFEALMAAEALGERLFAVRLDTPSSRRGNFRKIVEEVRWELDLRGYSHVKIFLSGGLDEESIKELVDVADAFGVGGSIASAKPVDFSLDIVEIEGKPVTKRGKLSGRKQVYRCKNGHYHRVPVEKKLERCPTCGAKVEPLLKPLIENGEIVAELPKAREIREYVLEQARRFNLSLE; the protein is encoded by the coding sequence ATGAAGAGCTTTTACATTGCCCATGAAGATGACATCAAAGCCGGAAAAACTACCGATGTTTACTTCATTCGGACAAAGAAGATACTTGAGGCAAAAGGCATCCATAAGAAAGTTCTTGCAGATGTCTCAACAACTTCTCTTCCGAAGGGCTGGAAGTGGGGAGTTTTGGCTGGAGTTGAAGAGGTTGCCAAGCTCTTAGAAGGGTTGCCGGTGAACGTTTATTCCATGCCCGAAGGAACTATATTCCATCCATACGAGCCAGTTATGCAGATTGAGGGTTACTACGAGGAATTTGGGATTTATGAAACCGCTTTGTTGGGGATGCTAAGTCAGGCAAGCGGAATAGCCACTGCAGCATTGAGGATAAAAATAGCAGCAAAATTCAAGCCCGTCTATTCCTTTGGAATAAGACACATGCATCCTGCTATAGCTCCAATGATTGACCGCTCGGCGTTCATAGGCGGCTGCGACGGTGTTTCCGGCGTTCTGGGAGCTGAGATGATGGGCGAAAAGCCCGTTGGGACAATGCCCCATGCCCTAATTCTGACAGTTGGAGATCAAGTAAAGGCATGGAAATATTTTGATGAAGTTGTTGAACCAGAGGTCCCGAGAACCGCGTTGGTTGATACCTTCTGCGACGAGAAGTTCGAGGCGTTAATGGCGGCTGAGGCGCTGGGTGAGAGGTTGTTTGCTGTCCGATTAGACACTCCAAGCTCAAGAAGAGGAAACTTTAGAAAGATAGTAGAAGAGGTTCGCTGGGAGCTTGACTTAAGAGGGTATAGCCATGTTAAGATTTTCCTCAGCGGTGGGCTTGATGAAGAAAGCATAAAAGAGCTTGTCGATGTTGCTGATGCCTTCGGGGTAGGCGGCTCAATAGCTTCAGCAAAGCCTGTCGATTTCTCACTTGACATAGTGGAGATAGAAGGAAAGCCAGTGACAAAGAGGGGCAAGTTGAGCGGAAGGAAGCAGGTTTACCGCTGTAAAAACGGACACTACCATAGAGTCCCAGTCGAAAAGAAGCTCGAACGCTGCCCAACATGTGGGGCAAAAGTGGAACCGCTCTTAAAGCCTCTCATTGAAAACGGTGAAATTGTTGCTGAACTTCCAAAAGCCAGGGAAATAAGGGAATATGTGCTTGAACAAGCAAGAAGATTCAATCTCAGCTTAGAATAG